A genome region from Macaca nemestrina isolate mMacNem1 chromosome 15, mMacNem.hap1, whole genome shotgun sequence includes the following:
- the LOC105489737 gene encoding C-Jun-amino-terminal kinase-interacting protein 2 isoform X1 — protein sequence MADRAEMFSLSTFHSLSPPGCRPPQDISLEEFDDEDLSEITDDCGLGLSYDSDHCEKDSLSLGRSEQPHPICSFQDDFQEFEMIDDNEEEDDEDEEEEEEEEEGDEEGQEGGDPGSEAPAPGPLIPSPSLEDPHKHRPTTLRLTTLGAQDSLNNNGGFDLVPPASWQETALCSPAPAALRAEPPGPLPPTDTGPGGTQSPVRPGCDCEGNRPAEPPAPGGTSPSSDPGIEADLRSRSSGGHGGRRSSQELSSPGSDSEDAGGARLGRMISSISETELELSSDGGSSSSGRSSHLTNSIEEASSPASEPEPPREPPRRPAFLPVGPDDTNSEYESGSESEPDLSEDADSPWLLSNLVSRMISEGSSPIRCPGQCLSPAPRPPGEPVSPAGGAAQDSQDPEAAAGPGDVELVDMETLCAPPPPAPAAPRPGPAQPGPCLFLSNPTRDTITPLWAAPGRAARPGRACSAACSEEEDEEDDEEEEDAEDSAGPPGGRGTDPSAPRDASLVYDAVKYTLVVDEHTQLELVSLRRCAGLGHDSEEDSSGEASEEEVGAALLGGGQVPGDTSPDSPDLTFSKKFLNVFVNSTSRSSSTESFGLFSCLVNGEEREQTHRAVFRFIPRHPDELELDVDDPVLVEAEEDDFWFRGFNMRTGERGVFPAFYAHAVPGPAKDLLGSKRSPCWVERFDVQFLGSVEVPCHQGNGILCAAMQKIATARKLTVHLRPPASCDLEISLRGVKLSLSGGGPEFQRCSHFFQMKNISFCGCHPRNSCYFGFITKHPLLSRFACHVFVSQESMRPVAQSVGRAFLEYYQEHLAYACPTEDIYLE from the exons gACAGCCTCTCCCTGGGGCGCTCGGAGCAGCCGCACCCCATCTGCTCCTTCCAGGATGacttccaggagtttgagatgatcGATGACAATGAAGAGGAGGACGATGAGgacgaggaagaggaggaggaggaggaggagggagatgagGAAGGCCAGGAGGGAGGAGACCCTGGCTCAGAGGCACCTGCCCCTGGTCCCCTTatcccctccccttctctggaGGATCCCCATAAGCACCGGCCAACCACCCTCCGTCTGACCACACTGGGGGCCCAG GACTCCCTGAACAACAACGGAGGCTTTGACCTGGTGCCTCCGGCCTCCTGGCAAGAGACAGCGCTGTGCTCACCCGCCCCGGCGGCCCTCAGAG CAGAGCCCCCGGGCCCCCTCCCTCCCACGGACACAGGGCCTGGCGGGACGCAGTCGCCAGTGCGCCCGGGTTGCGACTGCGAAGGGAACCGGCCTGCGGAACCCCCGGCGCCAGGGGGGACTTCGCCCTCCTCAGATCCCGGCATCGAGGCTGACCTGAGAAGCCGCTCGAGCGGGGGCCACGGGGGACGTCGCAGCAGCCAGGAGCTGTCCTCGCCCGGCTCCGACTCAGAGGACGCGGGCGGCGCGCGCCTAGGGCGCATGATCTCGTCCATCTCGGAGACGGAGCTGGAGCTGAGCAGCGACGGCGGAAGCAGCAGCAGCGGCCGCTCCTCGCACCTCACCAACTCCATCGAGGAGGCCTCGTCGCCCGCCTCGGAGCCGGAGCCCCCGCGCGAACCCCCGCGCCGTCCCGCCTTCCTGCCCGTGGGTCCCGACGACACCAACAGCGAGTACGAGTCGGGGTCGGAGTCGGAGCCGGACCTCAGCGAGGACGCGGACTCGCCCTGGCTGCTCAGCAACCTGGTGAGCCGCATGATCTCCGAGGGCTCCTCGCCCATCCGCTGCCCCGGCCAGTGCCTGTCTCCGGCGCCGCGCCCGCCCGGGGAGCCCGTGTCGCCGGCCGGCGGGGCTGCCCAGGACTCCCAGGACCCCGAGGCGGCCGCGGGGCCCGGCGACGTGGAGCTGGTGGACATGGAGACGCTGTGCGCGCCGCCGCCGCCTGCGCCCGCCGCGCCTCGACCCGGCCCCGCGCAGCCCGGGCCCTGCCTGTTCCTCAGCAACCCCACGCGTGACACCATCACGCCGCTGTGGGCCGCGCCCGGCCGCGCTGCCCGCCCGGGCCGAGCCTGCTCCGCCGCCTGCTctgaggaggaggatgaagaggaCGACGAGGAAGAGGAGGATGCCGAGGACAGTGCGGGGCCCCCCGGGGGCAGGGGCACGGACCCCTCGGCGCCGCGGGACGCCTCGCTGGTGTATGACGCGGTCAAGTACACGCTGGTGGTGGACGAGCATACGCAGCTGGAGCTGGTGAGCCTGCGGCGCTGCGCCGGGCTGGGCCACGACAGCGAAGAGGACAGCAGCGGGGAGGCCAGCGAGGAGGAGGTGGGCGCAGCGCTGCTAGGCGGTGGTCAGGTCCCGGGGGACACCTCGCCGGACAGCCCTGACCTCACTTTCTCCAAGAAGTTCCTCAATGTCTTCGTCAACAGCACATCCCGGTCCTCCA GCACCGAGTCCTTTGGCCTTTTCTCCTGTCTGGTCAACGGTGAGGAGCGAGAGCAGACCCACAGGGCTGTGTTcag GTTCATCCCGCGGCATCCAGACGAACTGGAGCTGGACGTGGATGACCCCGTGTTggtggaggccgaggaggatgacTTCTGGTTCCGTGGCTTCAACATGCGTACGGGGGAGCGCGGTGTGTTCCCTGCCTTCTACGCCCATGCGGTTCCCGGCCCTGCCAAGGACCTGCTGG GGAGCAAGCGGAGTCCCTGCTGGGTGGAGCGCTTTGATGTGCAGTTCCTGGGCTCTGTGGAGGTGCCCTGCCACCAGGGCAATGGCATCCTATGTGCAGCCATGCAGAAG ATTGCCACTGCCCGGAAACTGACTGTCCACCTGCGCCCTCCTGCCTCCTGTGACCTCGAGATCTCTCTTCGGGGGGTCAAGCTGAGTCTGAGCGGAGGAGGGCCCGAG TTCCAGCGCTGCAGCCATTTCTTCCAGATGAAGAACATCTCCTTCTGCGGCTGCCACCCCCGAAACAGCTG CTATTTTGGCTTCATCACCAAACACCCCCTGCTGAGCCGCTTCGCCTGCCACGTCTTTGTCTCCCAGGAGTCCATGAGGCCGGTGGCGCAGAGCGTGGG CCGCGCCTTCCTGGAGTACTACCAGGAGCACCTGGCGTACGCCTGCCCCACGGAGGACATCTACCTGGAGTAG
- the LOC105489737 gene encoding C-Jun-amino-terminal kinase-interacting protein 2 isoform X2, whose amino-acid sequence MADRAEMFSLSTFHSLSPPGCRPPQDISLEEFDDEDLSEITDDCGLGLSYDSDHCEKDSLSLGRSEQPHPICSFQDDFQEFEMIDDNEEEDDEDEEEEEEEEEGDEEGQEGGDPGSEAPAPGPLIPSPSLEDPHKHRPTTLRLTTLGAQDSLNNNGGFDLVPPASWQETALCSPAPAALREPPGPLPPTDTGPGGTQSPVRPGCDCEGNRPAEPPAPGGTSPSSDPGIEADLRSRSSGGHGGRRSSQELSSPGSDSEDAGGARLGRMISSISETELELSSDGGSSSSGRSSHLTNSIEEASSPASEPEPPREPPRRPAFLPVGPDDTNSEYESGSESEPDLSEDADSPWLLSNLVSRMISEGSSPIRCPGQCLSPAPRPPGEPVSPAGGAAQDSQDPEAAAGPGDVELVDMETLCAPPPPAPAAPRPGPAQPGPCLFLSNPTRDTITPLWAAPGRAARPGRACSAACSEEEDEEDDEEEEDAEDSAGPPGGRGTDPSAPRDASLVYDAVKYTLVVDEHTQLELVSLRRCAGLGHDSEEDSSGEASEEEVGAALLGGGQVPGDTSPDSPDLTFSKKFLNVFVNSTSRSSSTESFGLFSCLVNGEEREQTHRAVFRFIPRHPDELELDVDDPVLVEAEEDDFWFRGFNMRTGERGVFPAFYAHAVPGPAKDLLGSKRSPCWVERFDVQFLGSVEVPCHQGNGILCAAMQKIATARKLTVHLRPPASCDLEISLRGVKLSLSGGGPEFQRCSHFFQMKNISFCGCHPRNSCYFGFITKHPLLSRFACHVFVSQESMRPVAQSVGRAFLEYYQEHLAYACPTEDIYLE is encoded by the exons gACAGCCTCTCCCTGGGGCGCTCGGAGCAGCCGCACCCCATCTGCTCCTTCCAGGATGacttccaggagtttgagatgatcGATGACAATGAAGAGGAGGACGATGAGgacgaggaagaggaggaggaggaggaggagggagatgagGAAGGCCAGGAGGGAGGAGACCCTGGCTCAGAGGCACCTGCCCCTGGTCCCCTTatcccctccccttctctggaGGATCCCCATAAGCACCGGCCAACCACCCTCCGTCTGACCACACTGGGGGCCCAG GACTCCCTGAACAACAACGGAGGCTTTGACCTGGTGCCTCCGGCCTCCTGGCAAGAGACAGCGCTGTGCTCACCCGCCCCGGCGGCCCTCAGAG AGCCCCCGGGCCCCCTCCCTCCCACGGACACAGGGCCTGGCGGGACGCAGTCGCCAGTGCGCCCGGGTTGCGACTGCGAAGGGAACCGGCCTGCGGAACCCCCGGCGCCAGGGGGGACTTCGCCCTCCTCAGATCCCGGCATCGAGGCTGACCTGAGAAGCCGCTCGAGCGGGGGCCACGGGGGACGTCGCAGCAGCCAGGAGCTGTCCTCGCCCGGCTCCGACTCAGAGGACGCGGGCGGCGCGCGCCTAGGGCGCATGATCTCGTCCATCTCGGAGACGGAGCTGGAGCTGAGCAGCGACGGCGGAAGCAGCAGCAGCGGCCGCTCCTCGCACCTCACCAACTCCATCGAGGAGGCCTCGTCGCCCGCCTCGGAGCCGGAGCCCCCGCGCGAACCCCCGCGCCGTCCCGCCTTCCTGCCCGTGGGTCCCGACGACACCAACAGCGAGTACGAGTCGGGGTCGGAGTCGGAGCCGGACCTCAGCGAGGACGCGGACTCGCCCTGGCTGCTCAGCAACCTGGTGAGCCGCATGATCTCCGAGGGCTCCTCGCCCATCCGCTGCCCCGGCCAGTGCCTGTCTCCGGCGCCGCGCCCGCCCGGGGAGCCCGTGTCGCCGGCCGGCGGGGCTGCCCAGGACTCCCAGGACCCCGAGGCGGCCGCGGGGCCCGGCGACGTGGAGCTGGTGGACATGGAGACGCTGTGCGCGCCGCCGCCGCCTGCGCCCGCCGCGCCTCGACCCGGCCCCGCGCAGCCCGGGCCCTGCCTGTTCCTCAGCAACCCCACGCGTGACACCATCACGCCGCTGTGGGCCGCGCCCGGCCGCGCTGCCCGCCCGGGCCGAGCCTGCTCCGCCGCCTGCTctgaggaggaggatgaagaggaCGACGAGGAAGAGGAGGATGCCGAGGACAGTGCGGGGCCCCCCGGGGGCAGGGGCACGGACCCCTCGGCGCCGCGGGACGCCTCGCTGGTGTATGACGCGGTCAAGTACACGCTGGTGGTGGACGAGCATACGCAGCTGGAGCTGGTGAGCCTGCGGCGCTGCGCCGGGCTGGGCCACGACAGCGAAGAGGACAGCAGCGGGGAGGCCAGCGAGGAGGAGGTGGGCGCAGCGCTGCTAGGCGGTGGTCAGGTCCCGGGGGACACCTCGCCGGACAGCCCTGACCTCACTTTCTCCAAGAAGTTCCTCAATGTCTTCGTCAACAGCACATCCCGGTCCTCCA GCACCGAGTCCTTTGGCCTTTTCTCCTGTCTGGTCAACGGTGAGGAGCGAGAGCAGACCCACAGGGCTGTGTTcag GTTCATCCCGCGGCATCCAGACGAACTGGAGCTGGACGTGGATGACCCCGTGTTggtggaggccgaggaggatgacTTCTGGTTCCGTGGCTTCAACATGCGTACGGGGGAGCGCGGTGTGTTCCCTGCCTTCTACGCCCATGCGGTTCCCGGCCCTGCCAAGGACCTGCTGG GGAGCAAGCGGAGTCCCTGCTGGGTGGAGCGCTTTGATGTGCAGTTCCTGGGCTCTGTGGAGGTGCCCTGCCACCAGGGCAATGGCATCCTATGTGCAGCCATGCAGAAG ATTGCCACTGCCCGGAAACTGACTGTCCACCTGCGCCCTCCTGCCTCCTGTGACCTCGAGATCTCTCTTCGGGGGGTCAAGCTGAGTCTGAGCGGAGGAGGGCCCGAG TTCCAGCGCTGCAGCCATTTCTTCCAGATGAAGAACATCTCCTTCTGCGGCTGCCACCCCCGAAACAGCTG CTATTTTGGCTTCATCACCAAACACCCCCTGCTGAGCCGCTTCGCCTGCCACGTCTTTGTCTCCCAGGAGTCCATGAGGCCGGTGGCGCAGAGCGTGGG CCGCGCCTTCCTGGAGTACTACCAGGAGCACCTGGCGTACGCCTGCCCCACGGAGGACATCTACCTGGAGTAG
- the LOC105489737 gene encoding C-Jun-amino-terminal kinase-interacting protein 2 isoform X3 — MADRAEMFSLSTFHSLSPPGCRPPQDISLEEFDDEDLSEITDDCGLGLSYDSDHCEKDSLSLGRSEQPHPICSFQDDFQEFEMIDDNEEEDDEDEEEEEEEEEGDEEGQEGGDPGSEAPAPGPLIPSPSLEDPHKHRPTTLRLTTLGAQDSLNNNGGFDLVPPASWQETALCSPAPAALRGPGGTQSPVRPGCDCEGNRPAEPPAPGGTSPSSDPGIEADLRSRSSGGHGGRRSSQELSSPGSDSEDAGGARLGRMISSISETELELSSDGGSSSSGRSSHLTNSIEEASSPASEPEPPREPPRRPAFLPVGPDDTNSEYESGSESEPDLSEDADSPWLLSNLVSRMISEGSSPIRCPGQCLSPAPRPPGEPVSPAGGAAQDSQDPEAAAGPGDVELVDMETLCAPPPPAPAAPRPGPAQPGPCLFLSNPTRDTITPLWAAPGRAARPGRACSAACSEEEDEEDDEEEEDAEDSAGPPGGRGTDPSAPRDASLVYDAVKYTLVVDEHTQLELVSLRRCAGLGHDSEEDSSGEASEEEVGAALLGGGQVPGDTSPDSPDLTFSKKFLNVFVNSTSRSSSTESFGLFSCLVNGEEREQTHRAVFRFIPRHPDELELDVDDPVLVEAEEDDFWFRGFNMRTGERGVFPAFYAHAVPGPAKDLLGSKRSPCWVERFDVQFLGSVEVPCHQGNGILCAAMQKIATARKLTVHLRPPASCDLEISLRGVKLSLSGGGPEFQRCSHFFQMKNISFCGCHPRNSCYFGFITKHPLLSRFACHVFVSQESMRPVAQSVGRAFLEYYQEHLAYACPTEDIYLE, encoded by the exons gACAGCCTCTCCCTGGGGCGCTCGGAGCAGCCGCACCCCATCTGCTCCTTCCAGGATGacttccaggagtttgagatgatcGATGACAATGAAGAGGAGGACGATGAGgacgaggaagaggaggaggaggaggaggagggagatgagGAAGGCCAGGAGGGAGGAGACCCTGGCTCAGAGGCACCTGCCCCTGGTCCCCTTatcccctccccttctctggaGGATCCCCATAAGCACCGGCCAACCACCCTCCGTCTGACCACACTGGGGGCCCAG GACTCCCTGAACAACAACGGAGGCTTTGACCTGGTGCCTCCGGCCTCCTGGCAAGAGACAGCGCTGTGCTCACCCGCCCCGGCGGCCCTCAGAG GGCCTGGCGGGACGCAGTCGCCAGTGCGCCCGGGTTGCGACTGCGAAGGGAACCGGCCTGCGGAACCCCCGGCGCCAGGGGGGACTTCGCCCTCCTCAGATCCCGGCATCGAGGCTGACCTGAGAAGCCGCTCGAGCGGGGGCCACGGGGGACGTCGCAGCAGCCAGGAGCTGTCCTCGCCCGGCTCCGACTCAGAGGACGCGGGCGGCGCGCGCCTAGGGCGCATGATCTCGTCCATCTCGGAGACGGAGCTGGAGCTGAGCAGCGACGGCGGAAGCAGCAGCAGCGGCCGCTCCTCGCACCTCACCAACTCCATCGAGGAGGCCTCGTCGCCCGCCTCGGAGCCGGAGCCCCCGCGCGAACCCCCGCGCCGTCCCGCCTTCCTGCCCGTGGGTCCCGACGACACCAACAGCGAGTACGAGTCGGGGTCGGAGTCGGAGCCGGACCTCAGCGAGGACGCGGACTCGCCCTGGCTGCTCAGCAACCTGGTGAGCCGCATGATCTCCGAGGGCTCCTCGCCCATCCGCTGCCCCGGCCAGTGCCTGTCTCCGGCGCCGCGCCCGCCCGGGGAGCCCGTGTCGCCGGCCGGCGGGGCTGCCCAGGACTCCCAGGACCCCGAGGCGGCCGCGGGGCCCGGCGACGTGGAGCTGGTGGACATGGAGACGCTGTGCGCGCCGCCGCCGCCTGCGCCCGCCGCGCCTCGACCCGGCCCCGCGCAGCCCGGGCCCTGCCTGTTCCTCAGCAACCCCACGCGTGACACCATCACGCCGCTGTGGGCCGCGCCCGGCCGCGCTGCCCGCCCGGGCCGAGCCTGCTCCGCCGCCTGCTctgaggaggaggatgaagaggaCGACGAGGAAGAGGAGGATGCCGAGGACAGTGCGGGGCCCCCCGGGGGCAGGGGCACGGACCCCTCGGCGCCGCGGGACGCCTCGCTGGTGTATGACGCGGTCAAGTACACGCTGGTGGTGGACGAGCATACGCAGCTGGAGCTGGTGAGCCTGCGGCGCTGCGCCGGGCTGGGCCACGACAGCGAAGAGGACAGCAGCGGGGAGGCCAGCGAGGAGGAGGTGGGCGCAGCGCTGCTAGGCGGTGGTCAGGTCCCGGGGGACACCTCGCCGGACAGCCCTGACCTCACTTTCTCCAAGAAGTTCCTCAATGTCTTCGTCAACAGCACATCCCGGTCCTCCA GCACCGAGTCCTTTGGCCTTTTCTCCTGTCTGGTCAACGGTGAGGAGCGAGAGCAGACCCACAGGGCTGTGTTcag GTTCATCCCGCGGCATCCAGACGAACTGGAGCTGGACGTGGATGACCCCGTGTTggtggaggccgaggaggatgacTTCTGGTTCCGTGGCTTCAACATGCGTACGGGGGAGCGCGGTGTGTTCCCTGCCTTCTACGCCCATGCGGTTCCCGGCCCTGCCAAGGACCTGCTGG GGAGCAAGCGGAGTCCCTGCTGGGTGGAGCGCTTTGATGTGCAGTTCCTGGGCTCTGTGGAGGTGCCCTGCCACCAGGGCAATGGCATCCTATGTGCAGCCATGCAGAAG ATTGCCACTGCCCGGAAACTGACTGTCCACCTGCGCCCTCCTGCCTCCTGTGACCTCGAGATCTCTCTTCGGGGGGTCAAGCTGAGTCTGAGCGGAGGAGGGCCCGAG TTCCAGCGCTGCAGCCATTTCTTCCAGATGAAGAACATCTCCTTCTGCGGCTGCCACCCCCGAAACAGCTG CTATTTTGGCTTCATCACCAAACACCCCCTGCTGAGCCGCTTCGCCTGCCACGTCTTTGTCTCCCAGGAGTCCATGAGGCCGGTGGCGCAGAGCGTGGG CCGCGCCTTCCTGGAGTACTACCAGGAGCACCTGGCGTACGCCTGCCCCACGGAGGACATCTACCTGGAGTAG